One window of the Verrucomicrobiota bacterium genome contains the following:
- a CDS encoding DNA primase, whose product MAGLFSTAALEQIRAASDIVDVISAVLPLKRAGANFVALCPFHKEKTPSFNVNPHKQIFHCFGCHKGGDVFSFIQEYENISFTEAVRRLAERARIPLEFEKQPGAQQNRFLKETLLEIHERIAQRWHTNLLNDAHAEPARAYLARRSVAPDAVKLFRLGYAPDAWDDTVNWAKSKNYEWRIVEQAGLIIRKEGEDRYYDRFRGRLMFPICDEQGRVIGFSGRVIAGDEKTAKYVNSPETPIFTKGKVFFGLDKSKRAILDAGCAIVCEGQLDLIACYMADVRNIVAPQGTAFTADHARILKRYVDEVVLCFDSDTAGQAAAVRVLDSLLASGLAIRVATIPAPHDPDSYIKEFGGAAFQKLIGQAEGFFDYYLNHLCAAHDVNSDKGQMTVARAMAEAVQKTGHQVLVDKYAQKTALRLGIAPESMRAEFRKVSGKAAPPREAAETNSPAPPEAVPRPNAQEFWLLKLVLLNDDVIDWIAAHLQLDWVQHAQVREILSARLALHGKQPEAGVSGLMDQFEAPPVRSLISEALAENRPIPNPMQQLQDLALRLRNQFLDQQLARLVHRGSQPGTSDAERVQLLQQQQELRAAKRQPLKPSSA is encoded by the coding sequence ATGGCCGGCCTCTTCTCAACCGCCGCGCTCGAACAAATCCGCGCGGCCAGCGACATCGTCGATGTGATCAGCGCGGTCTTGCCGCTCAAGCGCGCGGGGGCGAACTTCGTCGCGCTTTGCCCGTTTCACAAAGAGAAGACCCCGAGCTTCAATGTCAATCCGCACAAACAAATCTTCCATTGCTTCGGGTGCCACAAGGGCGGCGACGTGTTCAGTTTCATTCAGGAATACGAGAACATCAGCTTCACCGAGGCCGTCCGGCGCCTGGCCGAGCGCGCCCGGATTCCGTTGGAATTCGAGAAACAGCCCGGTGCACAGCAAAATCGGTTTCTCAAGGAAACGCTGCTTGAAATTCACGAGCGCATTGCCCAGCGCTGGCACACGAATCTCCTGAACGACGCCCACGCCGAACCCGCCCGCGCTTACCTGGCCAGGCGGAGCGTTGCGCCGGACGCGGTGAAGCTGTTCCGGCTGGGCTACGCGCCGGATGCGTGGGATGACACCGTCAACTGGGCGAAATCGAAGAACTACGAGTGGCGGATCGTCGAGCAGGCGGGCTTGATCATTCGCAAGGAAGGCGAGGATCGTTACTACGACCGGTTCCGGGGCCGGCTCATGTTTCCCATCTGCGACGAACAAGGGCGCGTCATCGGCTTCAGCGGCCGCGTGATCGCCGGCGACGAGAAGACGGCCAAATACGTCAATTCGCCCGAAACGCCCATCTTCACCAAAGGCAAAGTTTTCTTCGGCCTCGACAAATCGAAGCGCGCGATCCTGGACGCCGGGTGCGCGATCGTTTGCGAGGGCCAGCTTGATTTGATCGCCTGTTACATGGCGGACGTGCGCAATATCGTGGCGCCGCAAGGCACCGCGTTCACGGCCGATCACGCGCGCATCCTGAAGCGTTACGTGGACGAAGTCGTGTTGTGCTTCGATTCCGACACGGCTGGGCAAGCGGCGGCCGTGCGTGTTCTGGACAGTTTGCTCGCGTCGGGGTTGGCGATCCGCGTGGCCACCATTCCCGCGCCGCACGATCCGGACAGTTACATCAAGGAATTCGGCGGCGCGGCGTTCCAGAAGCTGATCGGGCAAGCGGAAGGGTTCTTCGATTATTACCTCAATCATCTCTGCGCGGCGCACGACGTTAACTCGGACAAAGGGCAGATGACCGTCGCCCGAGCGATGGCCGAGGCCGTGCAGAAAACCGGCCATCAAGTGCTCGTGGATAAATACGCCCAAAAGACCGCGCTGCGCCTGGGGATCGCGCCCGAATCCATGCGCGCGGAGTTCAGGAAAGTTTCCGGAAAAGCGGCTCCGCCCAGAGAAGCGGCGGAAACAAATTCCCCAGCCCCTCCGGAGGCCGTTCCCAGGCCTAACGCACAGGAGTTCTGGCTGCTGAAACTCGTGCTCCTGAACGACGACGTAATCGATTGGATCGCGGCTCACCTTCAACTCGATTGGGTTCAGCACGCGCAAGTCCGCGAAATCCTTTCCGCCCGGCTGGCGTTGCACGGGAAGCAACCCGAAGCCGGTGTGAGCGGGTTGATGGATCAATTCGAGGCCCCGCCCGTGCGCAGTTTGATCAGCGAAGCGCTGGCGGAAAACCGCCCGATCCCGAATCCCATGCAGCAACTCCAGGATCTTGCGTTGCGCTTGCGCAACCAATTCCTGGACCAGCAGCTCGCCCGTTTGGTCCACCGTGGGAGCCAGCCGGGGACGAGTGACGCGGAACGGGTTCAACTTCTCCAGCAGCAACAGGAATTACGCGCAGCCAAGAGGCAGCCCCTCAAACCGAGTTCCGCGTGA
- a CDS encoding GxxExxY protein, with protein MKDLIFKEESYRIIGACFEVYNEKGCGFLEAVYQECLEIEFEMQGILPLKQRYTADFVCYGKIIVELKAVSALTDEHRAQVLNYLNASGFKLGLLINFGHHPKLEYERLVR; from the coding sequence ATGAAGGACTTGATTTTCAAGGAGGAGAGCTACCGGATTATCGGAGCCTGTTTCGAAGTGTACAACGAGAAGGGGTGCGGGTTCTTGGAGGCAGTCTATCAAGAGTGCCTGGAGATTGAATTCGAGATGCAGGGCATTCTGCCTCTGAAGCAGAGGTACACCGCTGACTTTGTTTGTTACGGCAAGATCATCGTGGAGTTGAAAGCCGTGTCGGCACTGACGGACGAGCATCGGGCGCAAGTTCTCAATTACTTGAACGCCAGCGGCTTCAAACTGGGTTTGCTAATAAATTTCGGGCACCACCCCAAGTTGGAATACGAACGTCTGGTGCGGTGA